ACGAAATGGCCCAAATCAACTATGAAACCGCTTTCTTCGGCTACGCCTATGAACTCGGCGGGCGCAACCGATCCCATGCTAGGGTGCTGCCAACGCAACAGGGCTTCTACGCCCTGAACTTCCAGAGTATCCAGCTGAAACTGCGGCTGGTAACACAGAAAAAATTGCCCTAGTCCCAACCCCTGGCGCATTTCAACTTCCAGTTGCATGCGGCGGGCAATCTGTCGATTCATCGCATCGGTGAAGAACTGGTAATTGTTACGTCCCCGCACTTTTGCCTGATACAACGCCGTATCGGCTTTTTTCAACAAGGTATCGAAATCCTGACCGTCATCCGGACAAATGCTGATGCCGATGCTACACGACAGATTGAAGGCGGTTTGTTCGATCTCAAAAGGCTGAGACAGGGTATCCAGTATTTTTTGCGAGATATCAACCATGTTCTCAGGACTGTTCACATCACTGAGCACAATCACAAATTCATCGCCACCGATTCGACTAACAGTATCCATGTCACGTAAGCAAAACGATAAGCGGCGCGCCGCTTCCAGCAACAATTGATCGCCGGCGGGATGCCCCAAGGTATCGTTGATGTTCTTGAAATGATCCAAGTCCAGATATAGCATGGCTGCCAGCCTATCCAAGCGCTGACTGCGGGCGCGAATCTGCTCGAAACGATCTCGCAGTAGAATGCGGTTGGGTAGACCGGTCAGTGGATCATGATGGGCCAAATGCTCGATTCGCTGTTGGGCTTGAATATAATCGGTGATGTCCATGAACACCCCGATATAACCGGTCAGTTGGCCCTGACTGTTTTTGACCGCGCTGATGCCCAACCATTGTGGATAGATAGCGCCATTCTTGCGTCGATTCCAGATTTCACCTTGCCAATAGCCGATATCCTTGATATCCCGCCACATCTGCAGGTAAAACGTTGCATCATGACGGCTGGATTTCAAAATGCGCGGTGATTGACCCATCACTTCGTCAGCCGAGTAGCCGGTTATGTCAGTAAATGCCTGATTGACCGATAAGATGCGGGTTTCCAGATCGGTGATCATCACCGCTTCCCGGCTGGAGCGGAATACCTGGGCATGCATTTCCAGCATTTGCTGCCCTCGATTACGCTGCAATAAAGCCCAGGTGTTATTGGCAAACATTTCCAGTACCGTGGCATCGCTCAGGTCATAAGGCGCGCTTTTATTGCCGACCCCCATGATCATTACCACCAGACCGGCCTCGATGACCGGCACACTCATATGACGCGACAGCTTGACATGCCCGTCCGGTAAACCGCGTTTTTCCACCAATGCCTGATAATCGTTGTGAATCACGGTCTGACGCCGCCTAAAGCAATCCGCCCATACACCGGCTCGCGATATAGGATAATGATTGTCGTATATTGCGTTGCAATAGCGCAGGGTATTGTTCGACCAGGCACCAAGCGTAAGCGTTTCCTGATCGAAATTGACGAAATGCACATAAGCGATGTCGCTTCCGGTCAGGCTCTCAGCCTGCTTTAATGCAAAATTTAGCAACTCTTGTTCGGACATGCTGTGGGACTGCGTAGTCAACAGCAACAACGCTTGGTTTCGTTTCGTCACCAGTTCGCGTTCCCGCTCGGTACGCAAGCGGTTACAAAACCAAACGATCAGCTCGGCCAAACCGTCGACAAACTGTTGTTCTTCTTTGAAAAACGGACCGTGATCGATTTCATCGTGCGGTTTGTCATAACCCACGATAATTTCCCCGGAAGGACCATTGTCCAAGACGATTTGGCCGTGCAGAGCTGACAGCATGCGATTGGCACCGGATGTTTGATAAGTCTCACCCTGTAATTCGATGCGTATCTGGGTGTCTTCTGGATACAACATACCGGGGGGGATCAAAGTCAGTAGCTCCGCAAAAAAGCCGGACTGTTCCTGACTCAAGCGCGCCAATCGCGAAACCGCATAAATGGCGCGCAATTCCTTGATGCGTTCGCGCAAGGCCAATGATTGTTGATGCAACAGCGCATCCCGTTCCAACAAGGCTTGTTCGGCTTGCTTGCGCCGGCCAATGTCCTCGATGATCGCCACACAATAGTCCAGGCTACTATCAACCTTCCTGACCGCATTGACCGCAATGTACGCATCCAGAATAGAGCCGTCCTGTCTTACGAATCGCTTGTCTATCTGGTATGAATCGAGGTCTTTATTCAGTAGTCGCTGAAACTGCTTCAGCTCGGATTCGACGTCGTCCGGATGCGTCATTTCCAGCCAAGTCATGCGAGACAAGGCCTGACGTGAATAGCCCAGCATCTCGCACAACTTGTCGTTGACTTCGATCCAACCTTTGTCTGGACTAAGCGACGCCATACCGACCGGCGACGAATCGAAGTAAGCCATGAAATGACGGCGGCTGGCATCCAGCGCACTGCGTTGGGCCACATTCTGAGTTTGGTCGATGATGGAGATCAGGATTTCATGAGCGTCCTGATCTTCGCCTTCCAACAAAGTCCCGTGCAAGTCGCCGATGAACACCAGCTTATCCGCCGTTTTCAAGCCAACCTGTGTGATCTGATCTTGACCTTCTTGCTGGGTGCGCTGGAAAAACTTCTGCAAGCGCGCATGATCCTGATTTTGTATCAGGCTCGGCAGAAAATGTGAACGCAAATGCTGTCGCCTGAGATTGAAGCGGCGTTCGGCTTCGCTATTGCACTCCCGAATCACCCCCATCAGATCGACCACCAGCACAGGCAAGGGCAAGTTATTAAAAAACTGGCTAAAGCGGCGCATGCTGAATTCCGTTTGCAGCTGGCTTTGCC
Above is a window of Methylomonas koyamae DNA encoding:
- a CDS encoding bifunctional diguanylate cyclase/phosphodiesterase, which encodes MHRQRALKALRDGDFDFALQAVQRGEANISDMVEDLKIYQAELEIQNDELRQSQLQTEFSMRRFSQFFNNLPLPVLVVDLMGVIRECNSEAERRFNLRRQHLRSHFLPSLIQNQDHARLQKFFQRTQQEGQDQITQVGLKTADKLVFIGDLHGTLLEGEDQDAHEILISIIDQTQNVAQRSALDASRRHFMAYFDSSPVGMASLSPDKGWIEVNDKLCEMLGYSRQALSRMTWLEMTHPDDVESELKQFQRLLNKDLDSYQIDKRFVRQDGSILDAYIAVNAVRKVDSSLDYCVAIIEDIGRRKQAEQALLERDALLHQQSLALRERIKELRAIYAVSRLARLSQEQSGFFAELLTLIPPGMLYPEDTQIRIELQGETYQTSGANRMLSALHGQIVLDNGPSGEIIVGYDKPHDEIDHGPFFKEEQQFVDGLAELIVWFCNRLRTERERELVTKRNQALLLLTTQSHSMSEQELLNFALKQAESLTGSDIAYVHFVNFDQETLTLGAWSNNTLRYCNAIYDNHYPISRAGVWADCFRRRQTVIHNDYQALVEKRGLPDGHVKLSRHMSVPVIEAGLVVMIMGVGNKSAPYDLSDATVLEMFANNTWALLQRNRGQQMLEMHAQVFRSSREAVMITDLETRILSVNQAFTDITGYSADEVMGQSPRILKSSRHDATFYLQMWRDIKDIGYWQGEIWNRRKNGAIYPQWLGISAVKNSQGQLTGYIGVFMDITDYIQAQQRIEHLAHHDPLTGLPNRILLRDRFEQIRARSQRLDRLAAMLYLDLDHFKNINDTLGHPAGDQLLLEAARRLSFCLRDMDTVSRIGGDEFVIVLSDVNSPENMVDISQKILDTLSQPFEIEQTAFNLSCSIGISICPDDGQDFDTLLKKADTALYQAKVRGRNNYQFFTDAMNRQIARRMQLEVEMRQGLGLGQFFLCYQPQFQLDTLEVQGVEALLRWQHPSMGSVAPAEFIGVAEESGFIVDLGHFVMRQACLQAKQWLDQGRSLTVAVNVSYAQFSRNNLLGLIKACLADSGLPPQYLELELTESILVTDPDKVLTVMQELKAMGVRFSIDDFGTGYSSLSYLKRFAIDKLKIDQSFVRDVPGDPDDEAIVHAVINLARSLKISCIAEGVETEQQASFLKTLGCQEAQGYLFARPLTVDQLTTLLWKEDA